GGTCATAGAAAACTATATCAGGGGTATGGAACGTGCCTCTTTAGACGCAGAGTCGCCAAGCTCTACTGAGTGCGGAAGCATGAGGCAACTTGGGGCGAAGAAGCGTCAGAAACGCATTTCTCAGCGTAGCGGAAATGCGTAGTTCATATCGCTTTCACTAATCAACTGGCTAAAGAACAGTTTTTTGCTTCGATGGAATATCAACAGGCTGTAGCTCAAGCCGGGCAATATATCCAGTTAATCAGACCATTTCCTGAACGTACTGCTTATACTTTTGTATATGAAGGTAAAATGACCTTAGCAGGGGAAAGAAGTTCTAAAGTATCGGAATTGATTGCCACCATCGGCGCTACCAATCAACTTAAACCAGATATTACTGATTTAATGCTCAAAGGCAATTAACAAAGCCAAAAAGCTCTTGCTAGTGGTAATGGTAACGGCAAAGTAGCTACTAATGGTAAAGTACCCCTAACAGTGATAGCTGAAGCACCTAAGCACACGGTGGCGCAACATTTACAGGGTGTACAACATTTCGGCATTACCGTTAATAATCTTGATCTAGCTTTAGAATTTTATCTCGATGTGTTAGGCGGTAAAGTCGCCATCGGTGGTAACGGTTTCGTTGGTTCAGATTTACATAACCTCATCTTCCAAAAAGAAGATTTAGAAGCTAAAGAAAAAGGTATCGATCCCCGTCAGTTAGGTGTGCCACACATTCGAGACGGTAGTAAAGATGCCCTTGACGTGCGCTTTATTTCCTTTGGTAATACCTGTATCGAGTTAATCCACTTCCGTGGTGCTAACCAAGACGAACACGCCCCTAATACATTTGAATCAGTACCCACGGGCATTGGTTATGTGAATGGGTCCCATATCTCTTTCTTTGTGAAAGATGATGTGGATTTAGATGAATTTGCCAAAATGTTAGAGGATGAATGTCATCGCCGTGGCATGACCAATGTAATTGCTAATCGTACCATCGAACTCGATTCAGAACAAGCAAGGGCAAGGGCGCCTCATCTTTATGCTAAGACTGAGTTTCCCGGAGATTTTGACGGTTGGGCTTTATTTTACTGTAAAGGTCCTAATGGTGAACAGTTGGAATTTAACCAAGTCAGACGCACGGCAAAAGCTAATTTCTTACGGGCGCAAAAAGAATATAATCTTGCCAATGATAACCACTATTGGGGTTTAAATGGTCGGGGTTTTAGCCTTGCTAATGAAGAATTAAAAGCACATTATTCCATTCCTGTCAATGCTAGTTCGGAATTAGTTTGGCAAATTTTACTAGATAAAATCGAGAATCCGGGCAATTATATGCCAGCGCCCGTGGAATATACCCACACCCTCGAAACTTATCCCGATGGAATGTTGAGGGAAGTGAAAACCTCGCAAATGTTAGTCAGAGAAAGGATCACCATTGACGAGGCTAATCGCATGATTACCTATGACATCCTCAACTATCCCATGTTTCAACCTCGATTTATTAATCAGGTCGTGCAACCTAACGATGCGGGTAAACAGTTAAACCCTATGTTGGTTAATGTATTCCAACTGACACCGTTAGTGGGGGGGCGCTGGAATTACCCGAAGCTCAATTTTTCCTCCACGCTGCTAATGCCGAATACATCGAGAAGGCAACTTTAAATCTTAAAAACATCATTGAACAACAAAATCAAGGTGACACTATGACACAAGCAACTTTAACCGCTACCAACACCGAGGGCAGACTCTGCCAAATCGTGCGCCAAATGTTCCTCGCTGGGGAATCTATGAATGTCAATAACTTCGTGAAATTCTACACCGAAGACGCTCATTATCAGTTTAGTAATTTTCCTGTGGCTTATGAACCTCAAGGCATTATCGATTCCTCTCAAGGTTTCCTTAATACCGTAGCGAAAGTATATCATCACATTACCAAAATGTGGGAACAGGGCGACACGGTAATCTGTGAAATGGAAGTGACTTATATTCGTCATGACGGTAAAGTTTTCCGTTTGCCTTGCTGTGATACCATCGTTTTCAAAGGGGATAAAGTGCAGGAATTGCGCATTTATATGGATATTACCCCTGTATTTGCCACTCCTGCGGTAGAACCAGCTAAACCAGCGCCCTCCGCCGATATTAGCGCTCAGTTAACTAAAATGTATGCTGCCCTCCATGGGGAAGATTGGGAATTATTTAAAACCTTCTTCACGGAAGATGTGCTTTATAAAATTGGTGCAAATGATCCCGTCATTGGACCTGAAGCCATCGCTGGATTATTACAACATATCTATCAAACCCTCAAATTAACCACCCATAATCAAAGAGGTTTTTGGGCAATTGATGACGTAATCATCCTCGAAATGGACGCTAATTACGTTAATAAGAAAAATAAAACTTTTGTGCAAGTACCTTGTACCGATATTTACCGCTTTAACGGTGAAAAAATCTACGAATGGCGCGTTTATCCCGATGCTTCCAAAACTGGGGTAGTTCTGTAGTTTGTAGTCATCCCTTTAAGGGTGATTGAGAATTAATTGCCTATTTTTTTCTTTGCTTAATTATTCTTCTCCCCTCTCCCCTGGGAGCAGGGCGTTTTCATTCTCAAAAATGTTAGTTTCTCAAACTAGCCAATAATCTGAAATTCAGAGGTTTTTAACTACTAATAAATCAATTAATAGTAAAAAATCCTCCTGTCTCCCTGTCAACCTGTCTTCTTGTCAAAAACAAATCAATTTTGATCCTGACTTTGAAAACACCCTGCTCTGGGAGAGGGGTACGGGTAAAATTCATACTTGGTCAAATACAGGCAAAATTCCAGCGCGCATCATCGCCCTATTAACCCCTTCAGGTATTGCAGAAGGTTTTGAGACGGTGGGCGCCCCTGCTGGTATATTTGATCCAGAGCCCTCCAACCCGTTTGAAAATACCTCTTTTGAAACACCTTTTTCCTTAATGAGATTTGGACAAACCAGTGGGCCCAATAATCCCAATCCAGTGGCTACTAATTTATTTGAAATTGGCGCTAACGAATCCTATGAACAAATCACCCGTGATCAACAAGTATTCAGAGTATTAAGCGGTGAGGTAGTTTTTGATCTCGGTGGCACCATGCAAGAAGCCCAAGAAGGGGATTATCTCTATGTGGATGCAGGGCAAATGTTTACCATTACGGGAACTGCTGAAACTGCCGAATTGATTCAGTTTTCCATCGCCAGTAACGTTTCTCGTGGTGAAGTGGTGGTGGGTGGTAGCGCTGGTAATGATGACATTGATAGCGCTTTTCCCACTAATGCTTTTACAGGTAACGCTCAAATCCTCTTTACTGGTAGCGGTTTAGACTCTGTAGATGTATCTCAACAAGGGCAAGGAAGTCGTATTGATACCGGTAGCGGTGACGATACCCTTTTTGCTGGAACAAATAACCGCATCATCCTTGGTGACGGTGACGATAAATTATTTATCAGTACCAGTGGCGGTGGTAATCCCATTACTGGAGGGGAGGGCGCTGATGAGTTTTGGTTATATACGGATGAGGGCGCTATTCCCGACAACCCAAATATTATCAGTGACTTTGTGTCAGGGCTGGATGTGATCGGTTTTTTAAATACTACCCTCAGTTTAGGTAGTAGTGATTTTAGTTATGAGCAAGATGGTAGCGATGTGATTATCTCTGCGTTTGGTCAAGAAATTGCCACTCTCTTAAATACTACTGTTACTGATACCGATTTCGTCTTTGCTTAATTCTTCTTCTCCCCTCTCCCACAGGAGAGGGGTTGGGGTGAGGGTAAAAAACTTTTTCTCCTCGTTTGGTTGTTTTTTGTTGGGTTTCGTGCCTCAACCCAACCTACATTAAATTTTTTAGGTTGTTTTTTGTTAGGTTTCGTGCCTCAACCCAACCTACATTAAAATTTTTAGGAGTGTTTGGAGATGCTAACCCAGATGACAGCCCCTTATATCGCCCTTATAACCTGATTTTTCACGAAATGAATGGGGAAACGTTACTATATGTCTCCTCATTAGGTAGTAATCAAATCCTCAAATATTCCCTTAATGGTGATTATCAAGGGGTATTTATTGATGGTAACGATCCTGATATTCCCCTCATTGGTCCAGTGGGTCTATTATTTGATGATAATAATAATCTTTTAGTTTCCTCTTTCGGTTCTTTTGACCCGGAAACTCAAACCGTGAGCGGTGTTAATATTCTCAAATTTGACTCAGAAGGCAACTATTTAGAAGTTTTTAACAAAAATGAACCAGAAGGCAGTTTGCGAGGCTTGGCAGGACTGGTGGAGGGCGCTGATGGCACAATTTATGTCAGCTCAGTCTATGGAAATAAGGTTTTAGCTTACGATCAAGATGGTAATTTTCAAGAAATAATTGTTGAAGGACCTAGTACGGATAACCCCATTGATCCCGAATTATTTCCCCTGCAAGGACCTTTTGAAGTAATCACAGGGGAAAATGGCAATTTATTTGTATCTTCTCTTGGTATTGGCAGCGCCCTTACTTCTTTTGATAATGACTTATTTGAGGGAGAAAGCGACTTTTCTGCGGTGTTTGAATACGACAACGAAGGCAACTTAATTGGTGTCTTTGGGGATGCGTTTGGTGATCCCATCAATCCTGATGATGCGCCACTTTTGACCGCTGATAGAGGTTTTCAAGATGGTCATTTAATTTGGGGT
Above is a genomic segment from Cyanobacterium sp. T60_A2020_053 containing:
- a CDS encoding VOC family protein, whose translation is MIAEAPKHTVAQHLQGVQHFGITVNNLDLALEFYLDVLGGKVAIGGNGFVGSDLHNLIFQKEDLEAKEKGIDPRQLGVPHIRDGSKDALDVRFISFGNTCIELIHFRGANQDEHAPNTFESVPTGIGYVNGSHISFFVKDDVDLDEFAKMLEDECHRRGMTNVIANRTIELDSEQARARAPHLYAKTEFPGDFDGWALFYCKGPNGEQLEFNQVRRTAKANFLRAQKEYNLANDNHYWGLNGRGFSLANEELKAHYSIPVNASSELVWQILLDKIENPGNYMPAPVEYTHTLETYPDGMLREVKTSQMLVRERITIDEANRMITYDILNYPMFQPRFINQVVQPNDAGKQLNPMLVNVFQLTPLVGGRWNYPKLNFSSTLLMPNTSRRQL
- a CDS encoding nuclear transport factor 2 family protein, with the protein product MPTDTVSGGALELPEAQFFLHAANAEYIEKATLNLKNIIEQQNQGDTMTQATLTATNTEGRLCQIVRQMFLAGESMNVNNFVKFYTEDAHYQFSNFPVAYEPQGIIDSSQGFLNTVAKVYHHITKMWEQGDTVICEMEVTYIRHDGKVFRLPCCDTIVFKGDKVQELRIYMDITPVFATPAVEPAKPAPSADISAQLTKMYAALHGEDWELFKTFFTEDVLYKIGANDPVIGPEAIAGLLQHIYQTLKLTTHNQRGFWAIDDVIILEMDANYVNKKNKTFVQVPCTDIYRFNGEKIYEWRVYPDASKTGVVL